The Silene latifolia isolate original U9 population chromosome 4, ASM4854445v1, whole genome shotgun sequence region CCGTTGTCTATTTTTTTCCTAGCGATGACGTGTCACTTGAAGGGCTAGAACACGAACTGGAAGAATGTAAGGATGATGATGTAAGTGCTCTCTCTTTTAGTGAGACATCACGAAATCATCAGATTTAGTTCTTTGCTTTTCTTTTTACTACTTGATTTGATGTAATTTGCACATGAAATTGTCCGCATCTTGAGATTGCTTTTGGTAACATTAGGAACTAGTGAACCTCATCATGAAGTGAAATTTTAGTTTCTGAGCGGTGAGCCGGTGAACATTTAATTTACTGCCAGTGGTTATTTGACTATTTTttccaacaacaacatcagaaccttaatcccaaaatgatttggggtcggcaaTTTGACTATTTTTTCCGAATGTACtattttacattttgaaacatTGTAATTTCTCCTGTGCAGGTGGTAGCTAACATCCTTTCAAAAGGTATTAAACTACGTGATTACACAAAGACTGTTGAGAAAAACTTGCGAGAAGTTGAACTAGATTCTATTCAGGTTTACAGCCTTTTTTTTTCCTAAAGTTCTGTATTCTCCTTGGTTTGCTATATTTCGTGTGATCGATCTCTGATAGTTCTTTTTTAACTGTGCAGGATTATATAACAGAAAGCGATAATCTTTTATCACTTCATGATCAAATTCGCGACTGTGATATCATCTTGTCACAGATGGAATCTCTTCTCAGTGGATTTCAGGTATGTGATAACTTTCTAGCGAAGTTCTTCTTAATGATTTATACAAGAATGCAATTGGTACAGTTAATTTTACCGTGACTGCGCTTAAAGGTGAGCAAAATGGAGGATGGTTAGTGGTGTCGGGCCAAATCAACCCAAAATTGAGTGCATTCCATGTTGTGTAATTCTCATATCCAGGGAGCGTATGTAGGCTCAGCTTACGCTTGCTGTTTCTGTTTTAGTAGCCATGCGTATTCCTCTTGTATATTTATCATTCAATATTCCTTCTCTCTTCTGAATTTTTACCAACTTTTGTCTGTGAAACATTCTCTATTCCTTCTAGCTAAGTTCCGACTCCTGATGATCAAGTGTTAATCTCAGCTTGTATTGCTTGGTGCATTCATGCTTGCTCTTCTGACTATTTTCTTGTAAATGTTGCTGATCTATATAGGCTGAAATTGGATCGATAAGTTCGGATATAAAAGTTCTCCAAGAGAAGTCAATGGACATGGGTTTGAAGCTGAAGAATCGTAAGGTATATATTTTGATGATTCTCTGGGCTTGCCTTTACAAATCCTCACTAGAGCTATCTAGCATATTATTTGCAAATATTTTTCACTCAATGGTGCTAATCAACTTGATATCCTCCGCCCCGGTTTCCTCGTGCTTTCCATTTTGTTTATTTTTTGGTTATCACAGAAAAGGCGTTAATGTTTTATGTTGTTCCATCTGTATATTTTTTAACAGGTTGCAGAATCAAAGTTGGCCAAATTTGTCGAAGATATTATTATCCCACCAAGGATGGTTGATGTTATTGTTGATGGTGAGGTAATTACCGATTATGGCCCCTTATTTTGCATAATGTTTATTGAGGGAGGTTATGGAGTTTTATCTGTCCTTGGATAAAATAGCTCTTGCCCAATGCTCCCTCTTATTTGCAGTACGGCTTTCAATTGGATATTCAGTTCATGCCTTGTGATGTGCTGCTGTTTATTTTTCAGAGTAGTCTAGCTGTATTTTCTTGTTTGATGTGTTAACTGATGTTTAATTCTCGTGCAGGTCAATGATGAGTACATGAGAACTTTAGAGATACTCAGTAAGAAATTGAAGTTTGTGGTTACCGATTCCGTTGTGAATACATCAATGGCTCTGAAAGATGTCCAGCCTGAGTTGGAAAAGCTTCGTTTGAAGGCAGTTTCCAAGGTGGCCTTAGGATCACTGAGATTAAgcaaatttgagcacaaacctTATTACTTTGTTTTCTTAAACAACTTTTTTGCTTGCATTAGTCAAGCAGTTACTGGAAAATTGGGATCAGTTTATTCCAGCATCTTCTTGGCAATATATTTTTCTTGGTTTTCATCTTTCCTAAAGCCGAGCATCACATTTACTTTTGGTTTTATGTCTTGGTCGCTTTGTAGGTATTTGAGTTCATTGTTCAGAAGCTTTATGCATTGAGGAAACCCAAAACAAACATACAGATCCTTCAACAAAGCGTTCTTTTAAAATACAAGTGAGTGGTTCCTGTAAATGTCTGCTTGTTCACCATACAATCAGATAGGTTCGTAATATTTCTATTTTCTAGTCTATTGGTCAATTATTAGTCGAGCCATACATCCCATGATTACTCAGTACATTATCAGTTATATGTAGGGCATTGCTATTTCCATGGGGACCACTGCCTTTATTCATGGGCCCTTGTCTCTTACCCGTGTGTGAGACAACGACCCGTGGATAACGACATTGTCCCCGTGGCATTATCATTCCGGCATATGTAAATGTAATTGTACTTGTTCTCTTCTGCTTCGGGGGCTACATTCTTGTCATGGCTACCTAATTGATGGGTTTTCTTAAAATGCACCCCCTCGTTTCATCTGATAAGATGTTTTGGCCACGACACTTGTATTAGGGAGATATTCGAGGTTATCAAAAAAGCGTTATCATTGTCTCTCTATTAGTAGAGAACCCACTCATCATGAGGGTTAAAAAAGTTAATTTTCTAGCGAGCTTCCTCTCTCATATTTGCATTTTCTTTAAACCAATAACCTAGGTAGGACATATACGTTGAACCGAATGTGAATTGCTAGAATATAACAGGAATATGCTTTTAGTCTTGTGAACCTAAATGAGCTTTTGAACATAATATTTACAGGtatgttatttattttctcaaggAACATGGGAAAGAGGTGTACACTGAAGTGCGAGCAGCTTACATTGATACGATGAACAAGGTAAATATGAGATTATACAAAATCATGATAGAAATCATTATTAGACCATTTGTCACTAAGGTGATTGGTGCTCTACAGTCCTTGAATGCCGCCAATGATGTGTGCGTCGGGCCTTTTGGTCTGTGATTGAAAATTGAATCTTACAATCACTGCATTGCTTGTGGTGCATTTTTTTCCATAGAGTGCATCTTTTATGGCGTATTACGTTTATATACTCGTATATGACAAAAACCATCATAGATTCATAGCCATGACCAAATCAATTCCGGAATGACCATGCCATTACTCACTGCTCTAATATGACCAGTGCTCCATACCTGAGTTGAGCCTACCCAAACTGACCCGTATCTGAAGGCTCACACCCGAAATGATCCTACCTAAACCTGGCCCAAATGACCTATTTGCCAGGTCTAGGGACATGCGTGTTTTAACAGTAGCTTACTTATCAGTCATATGTGTGTTGGTGTTTCAGGTTCTCAGTGCACATTTCCGTGCTTACATTCAGTCCCTGGAGAAATCGCAGCTTGATATTGCGACATCCAGTGATTTAATAGGTATTGAAGCCGGAGGAGGGGGCACTGGGCTTTTCTCAACAAGAAGAGAGCCTTTGAAGAATCGCTCCTCTGTTTTTGCCCTTGGGGACAGAATTAATATTTTAAAGGTTTCTATATTCTCATTTTCGTCTCTTCTTCTGCAATGACATCATTCTTTATCTTCACTggccttttttttgttaaattcagGAAATTGATCAACCTGCACTGATTCCCCATATAGCGGAAGCAAGCTCTCAGAAGTATCCCTATGAAGTGCTTTTTCGGAGCTTCCACAAGCTGCTAATCGATACTGCTAGTTCTGAGTATGTACCTGCTTAACAAAGATGACATTGTTTTTATAATTGATTAGCCTTCCATCCCATTTATTTTTGCCCCCATTGGACTGGATATTATATTTAAGATTTAGTGATTATCCCTTAAAAAATTTACATGTGGAGACACCACATTACCCTAATCATTATCGTACTTAACTAGGTTACTATAAGAACTTCACGTTTTATTTTACTAGATATAAAAAGAGGCCTGAGATGAACCAAAAGGGAGTATTTGATTGTGTCGACATCTTAATCTAATTTGTTATTCTTCAGGTATATTTTTTGTGGCGACTTCTTTGGGGAAGAATCGTCATTTAATGAGATATTTGCAGGTATAGCCATTTCATCTCGTTCGTGCCAAATACTCTATAGTTATCGACGATAATTCTATTTCAGACCTGAAGTCTGCGgaacataataatataatatccCTTCTATGTTTCCTGCTCAAAGCTTTATGAGGAAGCATTCTGATATATACTGTTCCTTCTATTTTAGGTCCATTGGCAGTTATTGATGAGCACTTCAGTGCAGTCTTATCAAATTCATTCGATGCTATTGGCTTAATGCTTATGATCCGTCTTACCCATCAGCACCGAGTATTCCTCTAATCCTCTTATCTTTGAGTTACTGTTTTTCATCATCCCTTAGTACTTTTGACTAAATCAGGTTGTTCTTTCAGCTTATTATGTCAAGGAGGCGCATTCCTTGCTTGGATTCGTATCTGGATAAGGTGTGCATGTTTTTTGCGTaacttgcttttttttttttaaccacaTAGTCATGTTTTTCTTCTTACAAGTAAAAACGGTGTTTTGCCAACCGAAAATTTTGACTTGTTTTCTGTTCATCATTTGCAATGAACTTGGTTATTCTGGTTAGTGGTCACCTTGTGAGCTCGATGTTAAAATAACTTCAAGGACCTTGAATCTTGGATTTACACCACGATGCTCATGTTTTGCAGTCTCATGAGACGGCTGATAAGAGTATCATGAGATTGACCCGAATTTCGTGATAGATAGGGCAGTTATTCATTTGTAATGGGTCCATCGATGGAATTAAGAGTTAAATGGTTTCAAGATGCTTAAGCTGTTTGTTTATTGCCTTTATAATGTATGTAGGTGAACATCTCACTATGGCCACGTTTCAAGATGGTTTTCGACATGCACCTCAGTAGTCTACGAAGCGCAAATGTGAAAACATTGTGGGAAGATGATGTTCATCCTCACTATGTCATGAGACGTTATGCCGAATTTACTGCTTCCCTTATTCATCTCAATGTTGAGTATGGAGATGGCCAGGTCTCCCCGCTTCTACAGTTCTTTTCCATATTTCCATTTGCTTTTGCCTTCTCCAGAAAGTcgcttttttttttgtattaattTATAACATTCTTGCCTATCTTTCAGCTAGAGATGAACTTGGAAAGACTCAGGATGGCGGTTTTTGATTTGATTATGAAGCTATCCACACAGTTTCACAAGTCTAAACTGCAAAGCGTATTTCTTATAAACAATTATGACATGACAATTTCTGTTTTAAAGGTTAGTAATTGTATAGAAAAGACGAGCTACATGATTTGATATTAGTGATATAATCTCGCTAATCGTGTTTCTTTGTGGAATTTCAGGAAGCTGATCCACATGGCGGAAAAGTTCAGATACATTTTGAGGAAGTTTTGAAGAGCCAAACTACAATTTTTGTGGTGGGTTTCCTTTTGTCTTTCTCGATGAACTAGACCTAGCAAAACTGATTCGACCCCCAATAGACCCGACTCAGATCTCAAAAAACAGCCTGAAGCAAACCCAGACCCAGATTAACATCCGAAACAATCAACCCTAAAAAATATCCTGATCCGAAACAATCTTAAAGACTAGGTTGAAGTAAAAAACCTTACTAGCCACGACTCAAACCCGTAAATGACCAGACACGAATCAATCAGTACCTTAATTGACCCAACAGCAACACAACCAAGGACGTTTGCCGTTGTCTAATTTAATCACGTGTTTGATGCTAATTCGTTATGAACTAATTCAATTGGTTTTACCTCTAGCTTTTGATGGCCGGGATCTTCACTTTCTCAACGTCATTGTTTGTAGCTTGATATATGTTTCTTGTCATTGCAGGAAGAGCTACTGCTGGAGCACTTCGGTGATCTGATTAAGTTCGTGAAAATAAGGGCATGTAAGGATCTTTGTTTATCATAGTGTCCTTTTCTCGTTTATTGTGCTCTATCAAAACTAAAATGATGGGTGTGACGATTTTTAATTAGCTGAGGATCCAAAATCAAGTTCTGAGAAACCCATCACGGTTGCTGATGTCGAGCCCCTAGTGAAAGACTTCGGGAGCAGATGGAAAGACGCAATAGAGTTGATGCACAAAGATGTCATAACTTCTTTCAGCAACTTCTTATGTGGAATGGATATCTTGAGAGCTTCATTGACCCAGTTACTCCTCTACTACACCAGGCTGACCGAGTGTATTAAAAAGGTACCAGGCGGGTCTTCACTAAACAAGGATCTGGTTTCGATCCAACTAATTATACACGAGATCCGGAAATACACGAGGACTTTCTAGGCTCCTGACCTATACTCTTAATTCTAAGCGAGCTTCACCCCGCTTTAGTTGCTGGTTCAAAACCAGAAGTATCCATTTTTACTTGGATACGTAGAATTAGGTTCCGGTTTGCTTTGTTTGATACTAATAACATTTTTGTATCAAGATGAACATCTACTTGTGCATGAAAGGTTGTGAATCTCTGATTCGAAATCTAAAATTGTTTCATCCCgcattttatgaaaatatttattTCTATTTTTATCACGAATAATTTTGTGAAAGCTGCCTTCCGAAAGTTTCAGTTAACAGGGGTAATTAGAACCACCGTACTTCTCATTGCTTGAGCTGATGGGTGGTTTTACACCGTGTATCGTAAAATCGGAATACAAGATACTTATTTTCTGATTTGTTGTATCATAAAATCGGAATACAAGAGACTTATTTTCTAATTGGTCCGCAAACCAGAGAAATAAACGTTTATTATAATTTCATATACTCGGTATGATGATTTTGTGAAAAAATTCTCATTAGACTAACCCATGTAAGAAGTAATTACTCATTTTTAAAGCATACAAATTTTTCGTACGGAACGACttcatacaagtgatacaacctAGATGAATATATGAAGCGTCGGAAATGAATACTCGTTTTAGTTAAATTGACTTTTAAGTCTTTAACATGAAACTTTTTTAATTAACTATTTAATTTAAATTTGTGTTGAAAGAAACCTTTAGGAAATAAAAATTCTCCTTTGTCGCAGAGGGAAACAACCCAAGTATATATATATTAAACAGAAAAGAATCATCAGCAGTCCGTTGTCGTCCAGCGGTTAGGATATCTGGCTTT contains the following coding sequences:
- the LOC141652476 gene encoding vacuolar protein sorting-associated protein 52 A-like isoform X2, which encodes MADIASANQVMDVSNGGDVDGQMDVIDLGAFVGDLSFDEDLLSDDVSLEGLEHELEECKDDDVVANILSKGIKLRDYTKTVEKNLREVELDSIQDYITESDNLLSLHDQIRDCDIILSQMESLLSGFQAEIGSISSDIKVLQEKSMDMGLKLKNRKVAESKLAKFVEDIIIPPRMVDVIVDGEVFEFIVQKLYALRKPKTNIQILQQSVLLKYKYVIYFLKEHGKEVYTEVRAAYIDTMNKVLSAHFRAYIQSLEKSQLDIATSSDLIGIEAGGGGTGLFSTRREPLKNRSSVFALGDRINILKEIDQPALIPHIAEASSQKYPYEVLFRSFHKLLIDTASSEYIFCGDFFGEESSFNEIFAGPLAVIDEHFSAVLSNSFDAIGLMLMIRLTHQHRLIMSRRRIPCLDSYLDKVNISLWPRFKMVFDMHLSSLRSANVKTLWEDDVHPHYVMRRYAEFTASLIHLNVEYGDGQLEMNLERLRMAVFDLIMKLSTQFHKSKLQSVFLINNYDMTISVLKEADPHGGKVQIHFEEVLKSQTTIFVEELLLEHFGDLIKFVKIRASEDPKSSSEKPITVADVEPLVKDFGSRWKDAIELMHKDVITSFSNFLCGMDILRASLTQLLLYYTRLTECIKKVPGGSSLNKDLVSIQLIIHEIRKYTRTF
- the LOC141652476 gene encoding vacuolar protein sorting-associated protein 52 A-like isoform X1 — encoded protein: MADIASANQVMDVSNGGDVDGQMDVIDLGAFVGDLSFDEDLLSDDVSLEGLEHELEECKDDDVVANILSKGIKLRDYTKTVEKNLREVELDSIQDYITESDNLLSLHDQIRDCDIILSQMESLLSGFQAEIGSISSDIKVLQEKSMDMGLKLKNRKVAESKLAKFVEDIIIPPRMVDVIVDGEVNDEYMRTLEILSKKLKFVVTDSVVNTSMALKDVQPELEKLRLKAVSKVFEFIVQKLYALRKPKTNIQILQQSVLLKYKYVIYFLKEHGKEVYTEVRAAYIDTMNKVLSAHFRAYIQSLEKSQLDIATSSDLIGIEAGGGGTGLFSTRREPLKNRSSVFALGDRINILKEIDQPALIPHIAEASSQKYPYEVLFRSFHKLLIDTASSEYIFCGDFFGEESSFNEIFAGPLAVIDEHFSAVLSNSFDAIGLMLMIRLTHQHRLIMSRRRIPCLDSYLDKVNISLWPRFKMVFDMHLSSLRSANVKTLWEDDVHPHYVMRRYAEFTASLIHLNVEYGDGQLEMNLERLRMAVFDLIMKLSTQFHKSKLQSVFLINNYDMTISVLKEADPHGGKVQIHFEEVLKSQTTIFVEELLLEHFGDLIKFVKIRASEDPKSSSEKPITVADVEPLVKDFGSRWKDAIELMHKDVITSFSNFLCGMDILRASLTQLLLYYTRLTECIKKVPGGSSLNKDLVSIQLIIHEIRKYTRTF